CCCGCTGGCGCAGATCGGCCAGCGATATCTGCTCCTGAAAATAAGCCTGCGCGCGCTCCAACTCATATTCAGTATCCACAAACACGCTGTCACCGCCCTGAAGCGGAGTCTTTTGCAGATCGGCCCGGCGCAGATATTCAGGCAGCGGAATCTGGTAAAGTGTGCCGTCGCGGTAAATCCGGATAGACGCGAAATCCATATCGCGCGTGTCGATCCCGCCTGCCGCCGCAATGGCCCGGTCCAGCGTCAGAGGCGTCAATGTAACCGGCACGACCGTCGGCTTGGCCAGCGCGCCACCCAGCGAGACCTGCCGGGAATTAAACTCGGCGATCTCAAGGCTGAAGCTGGGGTCGATCTGGTTTTCAACAAGGCTCTGGAAAAGGGCAGCCTCCGCCTCCTCCAACGTGAGACCAGCGATTGGCACGCGCCCGACGTCAGGAATGGCGATCGCGCCATCATCCTGCACGGTATAGCCCTGACGCGCGTTTTGCGCCGCCAGAAGCCCGCTCAGCTCTTCCACGGTATTACCAGCCGTCTTGGTCGCCAGAAGCAGCACATCGCCGACGCCAATCTCATAGGCACCAGCGGCTGGCGCAGGGGGCAGGCGCATCTCAAGGCTGGTGGGCCGGGTCTGCCGATCCAACGAAGGGGCCGGGGCCGCATTCGCAGCACTCGCCGCCGCGCCGCCACCCGCAGTGGCGCGAAACGCCGCTGGCAGCGTCTTGGGCTGATAGGTGGAGCTGTTGGCCGCCCGCACGCTTTGCGCAGTTAGCGGCACAACACGCACGGCACCCTCGGCCTCTGTCACCTTAGGTGAAATATAGACCGCGCCACAGCCCGAGAGCGCGCCAAGCCCGATCACCACTGCAAGATGTTTCAACATGTCTCTGCCCTGTCTTTGTCGCGCGTGCTGTGGGCCTCAGACATGACTGAAATCGCCTTAATCTCGCAAGACCAATGGGATGAACGTCCTTGCAAAGGTTCCGGTTTGTGACCGCGATGTCGCATTAAACCTGTCACATCGCACTCAGGCCTCGCACTTGCCACAGGCTATACGGAGGCTTTAACCCAAGATAAATCAACTGTAACGTGTAATTTTATCAAAGTGGCAGCTTTTCATGGCACGGCCTCAGCCCGCCACAGCCGCCTTAATGGAGACGCGTGTTGAAAATCGTGATCACCGGGGCGTCCGGCTATGTGGGTAGGGAGATGATCCCTCTTCTGGAACAAGGCGGCGCAGAACTCCTGCTGGTCGGCCGCGACGTGGCAAAGCTGCGGCAGCTTTTTCCCGGCTGCGCCTCCTGCACGGTGGAAGGGTTGGCTGACACCGCGGCGGGCTACGACGCGCTGGTGCATCTGGCAGTGGTCAACAGTGATGCGCAGGTGCCTGACGCCGTTTTCCATTCCGTGAACGTGGATCTCACCCGGTGCATCGCCGAGATTTGCGCGCAAGCTGGCATTGGGCGGTTCTACAATATCTCCTCGACCCACGCTTTGGACCCACAGAACAACACAGCCTACGCCCAGAGCAAACGCGCGGGCGCCGCAAGCCTGAGGGGCGTCACCGGCCTCCATGGGGTCAATCTCTACCTGCCCTTCGTGCGGGGCACACAGTGGAACGGCAAGCTCGCGTTTCTGAACCGTCTGCCTCCGGTTTTGGCAGGGCCACTGGCGTCCTGCCTACTGGCGCTAAAACCATCGGTGCGCGTGGAAACGCTCGCCAAATTTATTCTGCACCCGCCAGGAAGCGGTCCCGATGCCACCATCCTGTCGGACGGGCAAAGCGGCAATGTCGCCTTCACAGCCCTCAAGCGTCTCATGGATATTCTCTTTGCGCTCAGCGTCATAATCTTCCTGTGGTGGGCGCTGTTGATCGTCTGGGTCTTGATCCGCTCAGGCTCACCGGGTCCGGGACTTTTCGCACAGGAGCGTGTGGGGCAGCATGGCAAGACATTCCTGTGCTACAAATTCCGCACCATGCAGGAAGGCACAGTCGAGGCAGGTACCCATGAGGTCCCTGCGGCCTCCATCACCCGGATCGGGCATTTCTTGCGGCGCAGTAAAATTGACGAACTGCCACAGGTCTGGAACATCCTGCGCAATGAGATCAGCCTGATCGGCCCGCGCCCTGGCCTGCCGGTGCAAACCGCCCTCTTTGAGGCCCGTAGGTCCCATGGTGTCTTTACCACCAAGCCCGGCATCAGCGGCCTCGCCCAGATCAACGATGTAGACATGAGCAACCCCGAGAGGCTGGCAGAATGGGATGCCCGCTACATCGCGCTGCAATCCCTGCTCTTGGACGCCAAGATCATCCTCGCAACCCTCAGGGGCAAAGGGCGTGGCGACCGGACAGCGACGCCAGAGGCGTAAGGCCACACGCATTCCCTATTTCTGCGCGGGGGTCTTGCGCCTATGCGCCTCGGTGGTGTCAATAGGCAGGTAAATAGCAGGGAGGCAGTTCATGGGCGCGCGTAAAGGTATCATTATGGCAGGCGGCACCGGCTCGCGGCTGTTTCCCATCACCGGGGCCGTTTCCAAGCAATTGATGCCGATCTACGACAAGCCAATGATCTACTTTCCGCTGTCTGTACTGATGCTCACCGGCATCCGCGAAATTGCCATGATCACCACGCCCGAAGATCAGCCCCAGTTCCGCCGCCTTCTGGGCGATGGTGCGCAATGGGGGCTAAGCCTTACCTATATTCCCCAACCCTCGCCAGATGGGCTGGCACAGGCCTATCTTCTGGCCGAGGATTTTCTGGATGGCGCGCCCTCGGCCATGGTCTTGGGCGATAACATCTTCTTTGGCCATGGCCTGCCCGAGCTTCTTACCGCCGCCGACACCAAGGACGCAGGCGGCACCGTTTTTGGCTACCGCGTCTCAGACCCTGAGCGCTACGGAGTCGTGGCAATGGATGCCAAGGGCGCGGCGGTAGATATCGTAGAAAAGCCCGCCAAACCGCCCTCCAATTACGCCGTCACCGGCCTCTATTTTCTCGATGCCAGCGCGCCCGACCGCGCCCGCGCCATCACCCCATCTGAACGGGGCGAACTGGAGATCACAACGCTCTTGCAAAGCTATTTGCACGAGGGCACCCTGTCGGTGCAGCAAATGGGGCGCGGCTATGCATGGCTCGACACGGGCACCCATGGCAGCCTTCTGGATGCCGGCAATTTTGTACGCACATTGCAAAGCCGTCAGGGCCTTCAGGCCGGTTGCCCTGAAGAAATCGCGTTTGAGCAAGGCTGGATCAGCCCGGAGGCCCTGCATGCACTGGCCATGCGCTATGCAAAGACGGATTACGGCACCTATCTTCTGGGCTTGCTGGCTGAGGGCTAGAGCGCTTTCAACACCTCTTTCAGCGCCTCACGCCAATCGGGCGGCGTGATCCCAAAATCAGTTTCTATCTTGGCACAATCGAGCCTTGAATTCAGCGGACGTTGCGCTGGGGTCGGATACTCAGACGTTGGAATATCCTCCACCGCCACATCACGCCCGGAGGACGCAAAAATTGCGCGGGCAAAATCCGCCCAACTCACCGCAGGCTGGCCGCCATAATGATAGGTCCCACCAGGATGGCCTGCCTGCATCGCCACTTCCATGCGCAAAAGCGCGTCGGCAATACCGGCAGCCGGGGTGGGACAGCCCACCTGATCGGCCACCACACGCAATTGTCCATGCGTCTCAGAAAGGCGCAGCATCGTCTTTACAAAATTCGCCCCGTGCGCTGAAAAGACCCATGCCGTACGCAAGATCACATGCCGCCCACCTGCTGCACGCACAGCCTCTTCTCCGGCCAGCTTACTGCGCCCATAAGCGCCAAGCGGCCCCACCAGGTCCTCCTCGCCCCAAGGCGCCCTGCCACCGCCCGCAAAGACATAATCAGTTGAGATATGTAAAATCGGGATGCCCCGCGCCGCCGCCGTCTCGGCCATCACGCCCGGCGCTACCGCATTTACCTCGGTGGCCAACGCCTCCTCCGCCTCGGCCTTATCCACCGCCGTGAAGGCGGCTGCGTTGATCACCGCACGGGGCGCATGCGTCTCTATTGCCGCCCGAACTGCCCCCAAATCCGTCAGATCGACCTGATCACGCCCCAACGCCAGAACATCGCCCCGAGCACGCAATTCCCTCGCCACCTGCCCCGTGGCTCCAAACACTAAAAGCGGCCTGCTCATGCTTTCTTCTTAGCAAAAATACTCAAAATTCCCGCCCTCATCCTTGGCCAAGCCGCGTGCCAACACCGGCGCGCCCCTCAAGCGCGCGCCACCACTCCTCATTGTCCAGATACCAGCGCACCGTAAGGCGCAGCCCTTCCTCCACCGTCACAGATGGCTGCCACCCAAGCTCACCGCGCATCCGCGCCGGATCAATCGCATAGCGCGCATCATGCCCGGGCCGGTCGGCAACAAAGGTCATGAGATCCGCATAAGGCGTAGATCCGGGCCGCATCTCGTCCAAAATCGCGCAAATCTGTCGCACCAGGTCAAGATTACTCAACTCGTTCTCACCCCCGATATTATAGCTCCGCCCAACAGAACCTAGCGCCAAAACGGTCAGCAACGCATCCGCGTGATCCTCAACATAGAGCCAGTCGCGCACATTTGCGCCGGTGCCGTAGATCGGGATATCGCGCCCAGCAAGCGCGTTCAGAATGACCACCGGGATCAGCTTTTCAGGGAAATGATACGGTCCATAATTATTGGAGCAATTGGTCAGCAGAACGGGCAAGCCATAGGTCTCGCCCCAAGCACGCACCAGATGATCGCTCGCCGCTTTTGAGGCGGAATAGGGACTGTTTGGCGCATAGGGCGTGTCCTCGGTGAACTGCCCCTCGGCACCGAGTGAGCCGTAAACCTCATCCGTCGAGACATGGTGAAAGCGAAAGCCCTGCGGTCGCCCAGCCCCTTCCCAATAGGCGCGCGCCGCTTGCAAGAGCGTATAGGTCCCGGTGACGTTAGTATCGATAAACGCACCCGGCCCATCGATGGAACGGTCCACATGGCTCTCGGCGGCCAGATGCAGCACAGCATCAGGCCGATGCTGCGCAAAAACCCGCGTTAAAGCACCCGCATCGCGGATATCAGCATGCTCGAAAACATAGCCCGGCGCATCCGCCACGGATGCCACGTTCTCCAGACAGGCCGCATAGGTCAGCGCATCAAGGTTCACCACGCTATGGCCCTGCCCAATCGCCAACCGCACCACAGCCGAGCCTATAAAACCCGCGCCACCCGTCACCAAAAGCTTCATATCGTGCCCTCATAGACAAAGGGGCTGTCCAAACCGGCAAATCCCGGCGCGGCAGCATCCTTGGCCGAAAGCTGTGCCTCTGCGCGCCCGACGCCCCAATCAATCCCGAGATTTGGGTCGTCAAAGGCCAGCGCCCGATCACAATCCGGCGCGTAATAATCAGAACACTTGTAGACAATCTCGGTGCCCGGTGCGCGGGTGACAAAGCCATGGGCGAAGCCCGCCGGAACCAAGAGCTGGCGGCCGTTCTCAAAGCTCAGATCACACCCGGTCCAATGACCGTAAGTTGGGCTCCCACGCCGTATATCAACAACCACATCCCAAAGTGCGCCGCGCCCGCAGCGCACCAACTTGACCTGCGCATGGGGGGGCGTCTGGAAGTGCAGACCACGCACCGTGCCAGACGCCTCGGAAAGAGAATGATTGTCTTGCACGAAATCTGTCTCAATCCCTGCCGCTTGCATCCGCGCCCGGTTCCAACTTTCGGAGAAAAACCCGCGCGCGTCGCCATGACGCTGTGGCGTCAGGATAAGCACTCCCTCCAGCGCCGTCTTCTCAATCTGCATCCTGCTTACGTCCTTTATCCGGTTGATACCTCACCAACGTGCGCCCCACCTCTAACAACAAAGGGCGTGCCCTCAAACCACGGATTGGCAATCGGCACGTTATGCGCAACACTGATACTCAAAAGAGCAGGCAGAGCAAAACACTATGACACGCGTTCTCATCACCGGCAGCGCCGGATTTATCGGCTTTCACCTCGCGCAGCTTTTGCTGGAGGAAGGCCACGAGGTGCACGGGTTTGACGCGCTGACCGATTACTACGACGTGGCGCTCAAAGCGGCGCGCCGCGCGCAACTGACCCCACATCCCAAATATTCTGACACGATCGCGATGATCGAGGACATGGGCGCGCTGATCACGGCCTGCGATGCCTTCCAGCCCGAGATTATCGTGCATCTCGCGGCCCAAGCCGGCGTGCGCTACTCCCTTGAAAACCCACGCGCCTATATCGAGACCAATCTCGTGGGCAGCTTCAACGTGATGGAGATGGCGCGGAGCCACGCTGTGCAGCATTTGCTGATGGCCTCCACCTCCTCGGTTTACGGTGCGAACACCACGATGCCCTACGCCGAGACGCATAAGGCCGATCACCCGCTGACCATCTATGCGGCCACCAAGAAGGCCAATGAGGCGATGGGCCATTCCTATGCGCATCTCCATAATATCCCCACGACCATGTTCCGGTTTTTCACGGTCTATGGCCCGTGGGGGCGGCCTGATATGGCCCCCTTCAAGTTCACCAAGGCGATCTTGGAGAGCACCCCCATCGACATCTACAATCACGGGGATATGTTTCGCGATTTCACCTATGTGACCGATCTGGTGCGCGGCATTTCCGGCTTGATGGGCGCGGCGCCGGTGCAGCCCGAGACGCCCGAAAATATACTGCCGGGCGACAGTCTGTCACCTGCGGGCCCTTGGCGGGTGGTCAATATCGGCAATTCGCAAAAGGTGCGGCTGATGGATTTCATTGAAGCCATTGAGGCGGCTGCGGGCCGCCCTGCCATCCGCAATTACATGGATATGCAAAAGGGCGATGTGCCCGCTACATGGGCTGATGCGGACCTGCTACACCGCCTGACGGGCTATCGCCCCGAGACGGATATCCGCGACGGCATGGCCCGCACGGTAGCGTGGTACCGCGCGCATTACGGGGTCTAGCCCGCCTTCTCAATCGCGTTCACAACGCTTGCTACCACGGATTTCAGCTGCGCGCGATTTTCGGCCTCGCCCATGACACGGATAAGCGGCTCTGTCCCCGATTTGCGGATCAAAAGCCGCCCCGAAGTGCCAAGGGTTTTCTCGCCCGCCGCAATCGCCTCCTGCACTGCCCCTGCCTCCAGCGGATCAGCCCCTTTGGAAAACCGCACATTGCTGAGCATTTGCGGAATGGGTGTGAACACGCGGCCCAGCTTGCTGGCCTTTTGGCCTGTCTCAACCATCGCGGCCAGCACCTGAAGCGCCGCGATGAGGCCATCGCCCGTGGTGGCATAATCGGTCATCACCAGATGGCCCGACTGCTCCCCACCGAGGTTGAAACCCTCGCTGCGCATTTTCTCAACCACGTATCTATCACCCACCTGCGTGCGTTCCATCGCGACACCGATGCTTTCCAGATGCCGTTCCAGCCCCAGATTGGACATGACCGTGGCAACAAGCGTGTTGCCCGCCAGACGCCCATCAGCGGCCCAGCGCGTAGCAATGAGGCCCATCAGCTGATCACCGTCGATCACCTGCCCCTTTTCATCCAGAAGGATAAGCCGGTCGGCATCCCCATCGAGGCAGATCCCTACATCGGCGCGCGTTTCGCGCACGCGCTGTGCGGCGGCCTCGGGGTGGGTAGAGCCGCATTTGTCGTTGATATTGAACCCATCGGGATCGGTGCCGATGCGGATCACCTCTGCCCCCAACTCCCACAACACAGCGGGAGCCACGCGGTGCGCCGCACCATTGGCGCAATCAATCACCACGCGCAGCCCGTCAAGGCGCAACTGCCTCGGGAAGGTGGTCTTGGCATATTCCACATAGCGCGCGCCGCTATCGTCGATCCGCTTGGCGCGGCCAATGTTTTCGGGCTGCGAAAGGCTGACGCCTTTGGCCAAAAGCCGCTCAATCTCTGTCTCCGCCTCATCCGAGAGCTTGAAACCATCAGGCCCAAAAAACTTGATACCGTTGTCTGAAGCCGGGTTATGGCTGGCCGAGATCATCACGCCCACATCGGCCCGCATCGACCGGGTGAGATATCCCACCGCAGGCGTGGGCACGGGGCCAAGCAAAAAGACGTTCATACCTGTGGAAGTGAACCCCGCCTGAAGCGCGCTTTCGATCATATAGCCAGAAAGACGCGTATCCTTGCCAATAACCACCCGGTGATCCTGATGATCGCGACGAAAATAGCGGCCCGCAGCGGCAGCGAGGCGCATGGCAATCTCGGCGGTCATGGGATGGGTATTGGCGCGCCCGCGCACACCGTCCGTGCCGAAAAGCGATCGTGTCATGGGGGCGTCTCCTCAAAGGCTCATCCGCAGATGTGCTTACGCGCGGCGGGTCCGGCTGTCCAGTTTGGTGGCGGGGCCACTGCCGGGTAGGCTCAGAGAAACCGGCATTGGCCTGCGCTGATCGCCACCGCCGTCAGCCGCCCGGAATGATAAGCGCCCGTATCTATGGCGATGCGACCGCTGCGCGCCTCTGGCTCCTCAACAATTGTATGACCATGCACGACCCAAAGCCCGTCACGGCGCGGCTCAGATAGAAACTTGGGATGGCCCCAAAGAAGCGTGCCTGCCTTTTGCGCCTCGGGCGGCTCAGCCGGGTCCAGTGCCGCATGAACGCAGACCAGATTGCCACTACGCCACATCAGCGGCAGCGCGCGCAGCCATGCCTCCATCCCCTCAGGCATCGCGGCGGCCAGAGCCTCGGAGGCTTGCGTCATATCCTCAAGCGCGGGGCGCGCGCCCAGACCGCCAATGCCAAAACTCGCCAATGTTTGCAGCCCACCATTGCCAAGCCAACGCGCTCCACGCCCGGCAGGATCATCGAGAAACTCCAGCATCATCCGCTCGTGATTGCCCATGAGGCATCGAACGGCCTCTGGCCTCTCTCGGCTCAGCGCAAAGAGCCGTGCCAGAACACGGTCTGACGCCTCTCCCCGATCAACATAGTCACCAAGAAAGATCAGTTGCGGCTCATCTGAGCCAAAAGCCCGAAGATCCGCATCAATGCTCTCCAGTAGTCGCTCCAAAAGATCCGCACAGCCGTGCACATCGCCAATCGCATAAACCCGCTGCGAGGGGGCAAGCGATGCGAAAGAAACGGATCGAGCCCCGTCTAATGCGGGCCGATCCACTTTGCTGCGTGAGAACAGGGATTTGAGTGCGCGGCGCAAGGCGGGGCCTCTCTTAAGATATGGGTGACAGAAAGTCGCCTTCGACCGATGAGCGCCGGTGAGATGCGGCAAGAGCACGGAGGAGCCAGCTTCCGTAAAGGAAAAGTTAAGACATCTTCTGTTAAGATTTCAATCGATGATATTACAAAGCCTCCACAGCACAACCAAAACGCGCTTTCTAACGAAGTGACCCCTATGAAAGATATCGCGCCAACTGCCTCGCGCGCCAGCCCCCAGCCTGAGGATGACAAGGGCGAGATCAATCTGACCGATATGCTGCGGACCATCTGGCGGGGCAAGCTCTGGGTGCTGCTGACCGCGCTGATCGGTTTGGGGCTGGGTGGGTATTACGCCTTTGCCGTGGCCACCCCGATTTACACCGCCAACGCGGCTGTGGTTCTGGAAAGTCGGCAAGAGCAGGTGGTCAATCTCGAAAGCGTGGTCAGCGGGCTTTCCGGGGATCAGGCCACGATCAACACAGAGGTCGAGGTGATCCGCGCGCGCGGCTTGTTGGAAAAGCTGGTGTTGAACCTGGACCTCATGCGCGACCCGGAATTCAACACGGCATTGCAGGTAAAGAACGGCCCTGTCGCCAGCACCCTTGTTTGGGTCAAAGGTATGCTTGGGCAGGGCAGTGCGAAAGAAGCGCTTGACCCGCGCGCGCAGATGGATGCCGTCATCGACCTGCTGCGCGAGGCGATAACGGTCTCTAACGTGCGGCAAAGCTATGTTTTCCGCATCAGCGCCAAAAGCGAGAGCGCCGAGAAATCCGCAGCCATCGCCAATACGCTGGCAACGCTTTATATCCTTGAGCAGATCGAGGTGAAGTTCGAGGCAACCGAAACAGCCACCGCATGGCTGAGCGCGCGGGTGGGGGATCTTCAGGCCGATCTGGAGGCGGCCGTCGCGGCGGTGAAAGACTTTAACGCCGACAGCGATCTGATCAGTGCCGAGGCGCTCGCGGGTCTCAACCGACAGCTGAAAGAGGCGCGCGACCGTCTTGGCAGTATCCAAGAAGCGCAAGTTACCGCAAACGCTAGGCTGGCAGAGCTGCGCGCAGCCCAAGACGCGGGCGATCCTGAAGCTATGGCAACGCTAGCCCGTGACAGGGTGCTGACACGCATCGCGCGAAACCTGAACGACACCAGCCACCCCGCATTTGACGCGCGCTTCGCGCAGGTGTTAGAGCGCGCTGCCCTCGACGTGAGCCGGGCCGCCAATCAAATTGCGGCCCTCACCGCATCGGTGGCCGCACAAGAGGCAGATATTGCCACGCAATCCGCCGATCTGGTGCGACTTGAGCAACTTGAGCG
The nucleotide sequence above comes from Roseovarius carneus. Encoded proteins:
- a CDS encoding polysaccharide biosynthesis/export family protein — translated: MLKHLAVVIGLGALSGCGAVYISPKVTEAEGAVRVVPLTAQSVRAANSSTYQPKTLPAAFRATAGGGAAASAANAAPAPSLDRQTRPTSLEMRLPPAPAAGAYEIGVGDVLLLATKTAGNTVEELSGLLAAQNARQGYTVQDDGAIAIPDVGRVPIAGLTLEEAEAALFQSLVENQIDPSFSLEIAEFNSRQVSLGGALAKPTVVPVTLTPLTLDRAIAAAGGIDTRDMDFASIRIYRDGTLYQIPLPEYLRRADLQKTPLQGGDSVFVDTEYELERAQAYFQEQISLADLRQRARAQALAELNTEVSLRRAALDEARSNFRDQVELDAVERDYVYLTGEVRRPSRFALPFGHDASLADALFSNEGFSTEKANPRQIFVLRAAPEAGNPDLINAWHLDGSNAANIVLATRMEMRPNDVIFIAEQPITRWNRVLSQFVPTLITTGASLAE
- a CDS encoding sugar transferase encodes the protein MITGASGYVGREMIPLLEQGGAELLLVGRDVAKLRQLFPGCASCTVEGLADTAAGYDALVHLAVVNSDAQVPDAVFHSVNVDLTRCIAEICAQAGIGRFYNISSTHALDPQNNTAYAQSKRAGAASLRGVTGLHGVNLYLPFVRGTQWNGKLAFLNRLPPVLAGPLASCLLALKPSVRVETLAKFILHPPGSGPDATILSDGQSGNVAFTALKRLMDILFALSVIIFLWWALLIVWVLIRSGSPGPGLFAQERVGQHGKTFLCYKFRTMQEGTVEAGTHEVPAASITRIGHFLRRSKIDELPQVWNILRNEISLIGPRPGLPVQTALFEARRSHGVFTTKPGISGLAQINDVDMSNPERLAEWDARYIALQSLLLDAKIILATLRGKGRGDRTATPEA
- the rfbA gene encoding glucose-1-phosphate thymidylyltransferase RfbA, which gives rise to MGARKGIIMAGGTGSRLFPITGAVSKQLMPIYDKPMIYFPLSVLMLTGIREIAMITTPEDQPQFRRLLGDGAQWGLSLTYIPQPSPDGLAQAYLLAEDFLDGAPSAMVLGDNIFFGHGLPELLTAADTKDAGGTVFGYRVSDPERYGVVAMDAKGAAVDIVEKPAKPPSNYAVTGLYFLDASAPDRARAITPSERGELEITTLLQSYLHEGTLSVQQMGRGYAWLDTGTHGSLLDAGNFVRTLQSRQGLQAGCPEEIAFEQGWISPEALHALAMRYAKTDYGTYLLGLLAEG
- the rfbD gene encoding dTDP-4-dehydrorhamnose reductase gives rise to the protein MSRPLLVFGATGQVARELRARGDVLALGRDQVDLTDLGAVRAAIETHAPRAVINAAAFTAVDKAEAEEALATEVNAVAPGVMAETAAARGIPILHISTDYVFAGGGRAPWGEEDLVGPLGAYGRSKLAGEEAVRAAGGRHVILRTAWVFSAHGANFVKTMLRLSETHGQLRVVADQVGCPTPAAGIADALLRMEVAMQAGHPGGTYHYGGQPAVSWADFARAIFASSGRDVAVEDIPTSEYPTPAQRPLNSRLDCAKIETDFGITPPDWREALKEVLKAL
- the rfbB gene encoding dTDP-glucose 4,6-dehydratase — encoded protein: MKLLVTGGAGFIGSAVVRLAIGQGHSVVNLDALTYAACLENVASVADAPGYVFEHADIRDAGALTRVFAQHRPDAVLHLAAESHVDRSIDGPGAFIDTNVTGTYTLLQAARAYWEGAGRPQGFRFHHVSTDEVYGSLGAEGQFTEDTPYAPNSPYSASKAASDHLVRAWGETYGLPVLLTNCSNNYGPYHFPEKLIPVVILNALAGRDIPIYGTGANVRDWLYVEDHADALLTVLALGSVGRSYNIGGENELSNLDLVRQICAILDEMRPGSTPYADLMTFVADRPGHDARYAIDPARMRGELGWQPSVTVEEGLRLTVRWYLDNEEWWRALEGRAGVGTRLGQG
- the rfbC gene encoding dTDP-4-dehydrorhamnose 3,5-epimerase; this translates as MQIEKTALEGVLILTPQRHGDARGFFSESWNRARMQAAGIETDFVQDNHSLSEASGTVRGLHFQTPPHAQVKLVRCGRGALWDVVVDIRRGSPTYGHWTGCDLSFENGRQLLVPAGFAHGFVTRAPGTEIVYKCSDYYAPDCDRALAFDDPNLGIDWGVGRAEAQLSAKDAAAPGFAGLDSPFVYEGTI
- a CDS encoding NAD-dependent epimerase/dehydratase family protein, whose amino-acid sequence is MTRVLITGSAGFIGFHLAQLLLEEGHEVHGFDALTDYYDVALKAARRAQLTPHPKYSDTIAMIEDMGALITACDAFQPEIIVHLAAQAGVRYSLENPRAYIETNLVGSFNVMEMARSHAVQHLLMASTSSVYGANTTMPYAETHKADHPLTIYAATKKANEAMGHSYAHLHNIPTTMFRFFTVYGPWGRPDMAPFKFTKAILESTPIDIYNHGDMFRDFTYVTDLVRGISGLMGAAPVQPETPENILPGDSLSPAGPWRVVNIGNSQKVRLMDFIEAIEAAAGRPAIRNYMDMQKGDVPATWADADLLHRLTGYRPETDIRDGMARTVAWYRAHYGV
- the glmM gene encoding phosphoglucosamine mutase, whose product is MTRSLFGTDGVRGRANTHPMTAEIAMRLAAAAGRYFRRDHQDHRVVIGKDTRLSGYMIESALQAGFTSTGMNVFLLGPVPTPAVGYLTRSMRADVGVMISASHNPASDNGIKFFGPDGFKLSDEAETEIERLLAKGVSLSQPENIGRAKRIDDSGARYVEYAKTTFPRQLRLDGLRVVIDCANGAAHRVAPAVLWELGAEVIRIGTDPDGFNINDKCGSTHPEAAAQRVRETRADVGICLDGDADRLILLDEKGQVIDGDQLMGLIATRWAADGRLAGNTLVATVMSNLGLERHLESIGVAMERTQVGDRYVVEKMRSEGFNLGGEQSGHLVMTDYATTGDGLIAALQVLAAMVETGQKASKLGRVFTPIPQMLSNVRFSKGADPLEAGAVQEAIAAGEKTLGTSGRLLIRKSGTEPLIRVMGEAENRAQLKSVVASVVNAIEKAG
- a CDS encoding metallophosphoesterase family protein, translating into MRRALKSLFSRSKVDRPALDGARSVSFASLAPSQRVYAIGDVHGCADLLERLLESIDADLRAFGSDEPQLIFLGDYVDRGEASDRVLARLFALSRERPEAVRCLMGNHERMMLEFLDDPAGRGARWLGNGGLQTLASFGIGGLGARPALEDMTQASEALAAAMPEGMEAWLRALPLMWRSGNLVCVHAALDPAEPPEAQKAGTLLWGHPKFLSEPRRDGLWVVHGHTIVEEPEARSGRIAIDTGAYHSGRLTAVAISAGQCRFL
- a CDS encoding GumC family protein codes for the protein MKDIAPTASRASPQPEDDKGEINLTDMLRTIWRGKLWVLLTALIGLGLGGYYAFAVATPIYTANAAVVLESRQEQVVNLESVVSGLSGDQATINTEVEVIRARGLLEKLVLNLDLMRDPEFNTALQVKNGPVASTLVWVKGMLGQGSAKEALDPRAQMDAVIDLLREAITVSNVRQSYVFRISAKSESAEKSAAIANTLATLYILEQIEVKFEATETATAWLSARVGDLQADLEAAVAAVKDFNADSDLISAEALAGLNRQLKEARDRLGSIQEAQVTANARLAELRAAQDAGDPEAMATLARDRVLTRIARNLNDTSHPAFDARFAQVLERAALDVSRAANQIAALTASVAAQEADIATQSADLVRLEQLEREAEATRLIYESFLNRLKETTLQQGIQQADSRVLSVAPLPLVPSEPRRILILALSLIFGTIAGVVFVLAREFSQNTFRLAEDLEAKTGYPVLGQIPAIPARKRKTVLQYLADKPTSAAAEAIRNLRTSVLLSDLDTPPQIIMSTSSVPGEGKTLQSLALAQNLAGLGKSVLLIEGDMRRRVFAEYFDTKGRKGILSVLSGAVPFEEAVMQTPLLGADILIAEAAKANAADTFSSEAFKTFLEAMRSAYDYIIIDTPPILAVHDARVIGQHVDTILYTVRWDSTSQRQVREGLRGLEAVNLRVSGLVLAQISPKGMARYGYGDSYGAYTAYYES